A region of Granulicella aggregans DNA encodes the following proteins:
- a CDS encoding alpha/beta fold hydrolase codes for MSKNGNIALVHGAWADGSCWSKVILLLQAKGYSVTAAQIPLTSLADDIEVTRRLLANLPGPTVLVGHSYGGAVITGAASLAQNVKALVYVTAFGLDEDESLESVAKQGPPPAGSAAVQPDASGFLWINREKFHEVFAGGATADEAAVMAAVQKPLSVVAFADKQGAPAWKTTPSWYLVCTDDQMIPPPAQQFFAKRMNATVSSVASSHCPFVSHPEAVADIIASAADSLT; via the coding sequence ATGAGTAAGAACGGAAACATCGCATTGGTGCACGGAGCCTGGGCTGATGGCTCGTGCTGGAGCAAGGTCATCCTTTTGCTGCAGGCAAAGGGTTACAGCGTCACCGCGGCGCAGATACCGCTGACTTCGCTTGCAGACGACATCGAAGTCACTCGCCGATTGCTGGCGAATCTGCCCGGTCCTACGGTCCTGGTTGGCCACTCTTACGGTGGTGCGGTGATCACCGGGGCCGCTAGCTTGGCTCAGAACGTGAAAGCGCTCGTTTACGTCACGGCTTTCGGCCTGGACGAGGATGAGAGCCTGGAGTCTGTGGCAAAGCAGGGTCCTCCCCCAGCGGGTTCGGCTGCAGTTCAGCCGGACGCCTCCGGATTCCTTTGGATCAACCGGGAGAAGTTCCACGAGGTATTTGCAGGAGGCGCGACTGCTGACGAGGCAGCGGTCATGGCTGCGGTTCAGAAGCCGCTGAGTGTGGTCGCGTTTGCTGACAAGCAGGGTGCGCCTGCCTGGAAGACGACTCCATCGTGGTACCTAGTCTGCACCGACGATCAGATGATCCCTCCCCCTGCCCAGCAGTTCTTCGCGAAGCGTATGAACGCTACCGTCAGCTCTGTTGCCTCCAGCCATTGCCCCTTTGTCTCTCATCCCGAGGCGGTCGCAGACATCATCGCTTCAGCCGCAGACTCACTCACCTAA
- a CDS encoding response regulator, translating into MSERGMIRVLIVDDHPLMVAGLSGEINAQRDMCVVAEAGGGEEALLQFRVHRPDVTLMDIRMPGVNGIDAITTIRAEYPRARIVVLSSSAGDIQVLKSFKAGAVGYLLKNLLRTELIETIRTVHAGHRRIPPEIAQQLAAHAAEDALTARELEVLRGVVKGQSNKMIGSELHIAEHTVKNHVKSILSKLDADDRTGAAVMALRRGYIDL; encoded by the coding sequence ATGAGCGAACGTGGCATGATCAGGGTTCTGATTGTTGACGATCACCCGTTGATGGTGGCGGGGCTCTCCGGTGAAATCAATGCGCAGAGGGACATGTGTGTCGTTGCGGAAGCGGGCGGAGGAGAGGAAGCCCTCCTGCAATTCCGGGTGCATCGGCCTGATGTGACGCTCATGGATATCAGGATGCCCGGCGTGAACGGCATCGATGCCATCACGACGATCCGCGCTGAATATCCGCGAGCCAGAATAGTGGTCCTTTCCTCTTCGGCTGGCGATATCCAGGTGCTCAAGTCGTTCAAAGCCGGCGCCGTCGGATACTTGCTCAAGAATCTGTTGCGAACAGAACTGATCGAAACGATCCGTACCGTTCACGCGGGTCATCGAAGGATTCCGCCCGAGATTGCCCAGCAACTTGCCGCACATGCGGCAGAGGATGCTCTAACGGCAAGGGAGCTTGAAGTCCTGCGTGGAGTTGTCAAAGGGCAATCCAACAAGATGATCGGTTCGGAGCTGCACATCGCGGAGCATACCGTGAAGAACCACGTAAAGAGCATCCTGTCCAAGCTCGATGCCGACGATCGGACGGGCGCGGCCGTGATGGCATTGCGCCGAGGCTATATCGACCTCTAG
- a CDS encoding alpha/beta fold hydrolase, whose product MQRSIRSWMLVRTAFALSLIPLPSFAQSATQPIHNIVLVHGAWADGSSWAKVIPLLEQKGYHVTAVQNPLTSFADDVAATKRVVDAQDGPVLLVGHSYGGAIITEVGNNPKVAGLVYVAAFAPDTGESAGGLAKPYGPTPGVTELRPLADGFLVLSDKGVQEDFAQDVPDSVRKLLIATQVPTQGAVLGATISAAAWRTKPSWFVIAANDRMIAPEQERASAKRMNARTLTLSSSHVPMISKPAEVAAFLDDAARGTNNPKASGN is encoded by the coding sequence ATGCAAAGATCGATTCGGTCCTGGATGCTCGTTCGAACTGCTTTCGCGCTGAGCCTCATACCTCTTCCTTCATTCGCACAATCTGCGACGCAACCGATCCACAACATCGTGCTCGTGCACGGCGCCTGGGCTGACGGTTCGAGCTGGGCGAAGGTCATCCCACTGCTGGAGCAGAAGGGTTACCACGTCACGGCTGTTCAAAACCCGTTGACTTCGTTTGCCGATGACGTTGCCGCCACCAAACGAGTGGTCGATGCTCAGGACGGACCGGTCCTTCTCGTCGGCCACTCTTATGGGGGTGCGATCATCACGGAAGTCGGCAACAACCCCAAGGTCGCAGGGCTCGTCTACGTAGCCGCCTTTGCTCCCGATACCGGCGAATCCGCGGGAGGTCTGGCCAAGCCGTATGGCCCGACGCCGGGCGTGACTGAGCTTCGCCCACTCGCGGATGGCTTCCTCGTCCTTTCAGACAAGGGCGTTCAGGAAGACTTTGCACAGGACGTTCCTGATTCCGTGCGCAAGCTGCTGATCGCCACGCAGGTTCCTACACAAGGGGCTGTGCTGGGGGCAACCATCAGTGCCGCCGCGTGGCGGACCAAGCCGAGCTGGTTTGTGATTGCCGCGAACGACCGGATGATTGCACCCGAACAGGAGCGTGCCTCGGCCAAACGGATGAATGCTCGGACCTTGACCCTCTCATCAAGCCATGTGCCCATGATTTCCAAGCCCGCTGAGGTCGCCGCGTTCCTCGACGATGCGGCGCGCGGAACCAATAACCCCAAGGCATCCGGAAACTAA